From a single Pieris rapae chromosome 17, ilPieRapa1.1, whole genome shotgun sequence genomic region:
- the LOC110995688 gene encoding small lysine-rich protein 1: MAGKGKGKKKEKKEKEDGGDKKKGKKGAVRVKKGKAKGRCNVDMLTEAAMDNVYYACHNVQELLQARGFHPADYSKKKKKGKR; the protein is encoded by the coding sequence ATGGCTGGCAAAGGAAAAGgcaagaagaaagaaaaaaaggaaaaagaaGATGGTGGGGATaagaaaaaaggaaaaaaaggTGCAGTGAGAGTGAAGAAAGGCAAAGCTAAAGGCAGATGTAATGTTGATATGCTAACTGAAGCGGCAATGGATAACGTGTACTACGCATGTCATAATGTACAAGAATTATTACAAGCCAGGGGATTCCATCCTGCTGATTATagcaagaagaagaaaaagggAAAGCGTTGA